A region from the Malus domestica chromosome 07, GDT2T_hap1 genome encodes:
- the LOC103438831 gene encoding uncharacterized protein: MTMGREADEDVGGVGDRFKDAEALNRYKKNFRLCFLRTDRQEYLLSDFEDFGIPSVFESRGWLSVVGPAEPANVQIIQEFYSNIPPLPADRPFPDSFDVYLRGKTLNFSVNSIARLRKLPRLKPDEPGFDYDQLVAKLDMNLVRSTLVGPYKRLQELFSVTRLTDFYKILNCIVVDNIDTLGFSSSSFITPDRARLLYAIGTNLPIDLPTYIFRVICRSASFTLGDLPFGSLITRFAMDSQVRIDPTDRLRCSSVPALKLDCIPYIKRRVPSSPAFNPAGARAPAPVPPVNNMMLHGKTSVPSSPIVNAASAASEPTPQHNQPPIVRHDRTQLTIAELRGDSSAVYAHPESPSPTNLQQSTASTCDSHPKKKAKRDSMADAIGEMAKSVKEFLASQVKPRVRLEGKEVLDVVLKVPKLSRLQVMKAVRILLNGNPEEFSLVKSLNDSARREWILFIISQSEV, translated from the exons AGGATGTTGGTGGTGTTGGTGATAGGTTCAAGGACGCCGAGGCACTCAATCGCTACAAGAAAAACTTCCGACTGTGTTTTCTGAGGACCGATCGGCAAGAGTACCTGTTGAGCGATTTCGAGGATTTTGGGATTCCCTCCGTCTTCGAATCACGCGGTTGGCTTTCCGTTGTAGGACCTGCAGAGCCTGCTAATGTCCAGATTATTCAAGAATTCTACTCCAACATCCCCCCTCTCCCTGCTGATCGGCCATTCCCCGACTCTTTTGATGTCTACCTACGCGGTAAGACCCTCAATTTCTCCGTAAATAGCATTGCCCGGTTGCGTAAACTTCCTCGGCTCAAGCCGGATGAACCCGGTTTCGATTATGATCAGCTTGTTGCTAAGCTTGACATGAATTTAGTCAGGTCTACCTTAGTTGGCCCCTACAAGAGATTGCAAGAACTTTTCTCCGTAACCCGTCTCACTGACTTCTACAAAATACTTAACTGCATTGTGGTTGATAATATTGATACTCTGGgtttctcttcctcttctttcatTACTCCTGATAGAGCGCGCCTCCTTTATGCTATTGGGACCAATCTGCCAATTGATCTGCCCACCTACATTTTCCGTGTAATCTGCCGATCTGCAAGTTTTACCCTTGGCGACTTGCCTTTCGGGTCCTTAATAACTCGGTTCGCCATGGATTCTCAGGTGCGAATTGATCCTACGGATAGGCTTCGATGTTCTTCTGTACCAGCTCTGAAGTTGGATTGTATACCTTATATTAAGAGACGTGTGCCGTCTTCTCCTGCATTTAATCCTGCAGGCGCACGCGCACCCGCACCTGTGCCTCCTGTCAACAACATGATGCTTCATGGCAAGACAAGTGTACCATCTTCTCCTATAGTTAATGCAGCATCAGCTGCTTCTGAGCCAACTCCACAGCATAATCAGCCTCCAATCGTGAGGCACGACAGGACCCAACTTACCATCGCAGAGCTCCGCGGTGATTCGTCTGCCGTTTACGCACACCCCGAATCCCCATCTCCAACTAATCTGCAGCAATCTACAG CTTCAACTTGCGACTCCCATCCAAAAAAGAAAGCGAAAAGAGATTCCATGGCGGATGCAATTGGTGAGATGGCAAAGTCAGTGAAGGAGTTTTTGGCAAGTCAAGTGAAACCGCGAGTGAGACTCGAAGGAAAGGAGGTACTTGACGTGGTTTTGAAGGTACCAAAACTTAGTAGACTGCAAGTTATGAAGGCTGTGCGCATATTACTGAATGGTAATCCAGAAGAATTCTCCCTAGTGAAATCTCTGAATGATTCCGCGAGGAGGGAGTGGATACTGTTTATTATTAGTCAATCTGAAGTATGA